The following proteins are co-located in the Nomia melanderi isolate GNS246 chromosome 1, iyNomMela1, whole genome shotgun sequence genome:
- the CPR6 gene encoding cuticular protein 6 produces the protein MLKVLFFVCATLAYSSGVVLSGYNGGHGISYTDYEGLEAYAGSADYEGHAVLPTVAVPVHAVSAAPVHVSAALDHTAHAAHAYEHHADHDHDYYAHPKYTFNYGVHDPHTGDVKTQHEVRDGDVVHGSYSVNEPDGSVRIVEYTADDHNGFNAVVKKVGPAIHPKPIPIAKYVAPAYFNNYDDYDKHY, from the exons ATGCTGAAG GTACTGTTCTTCGTGTGTGCAACGCTCGCTTACAGCAGCGGTGTGGTTCTCAGCGGTTACAACGGAGGCCACGGGATCTCTTATACCGATTACGAGGGCCTCGAAGCATACGCAGGATCCGCTGACTACGAAGGACACGCGGTACTACCGACGGTGGCTGTTCCGGTTCACGCGGTTTCCGCCGCGCCGGTCCACGTCAGCGCAGCTCTCGATCACACCGCTCACGCCGCTCACGCTTACGAGCATCACGCCGATCACGATCACGATTACTAC GCGCACCCTAAGTACACGTTCAACTATGGCGTCCACGACCCCCACACCGGCGATGTGAAGACTCAACACGAGGTTCGCGACGGAGACGTGGTCCACGGTTCCTACAGCGTGAACGAGCCCGACGGCAGCGTCAGGATCGTCGAGTACACGGCCGACGATCACAACGGCTTCAACGCAGTCGTGAAGAAAGTTGGACCAGCCATCCACCCTAAACCAATCCCCATAGCGAAGTACGTGGCGCCAGCGTACTTCAACAACTACGACGACTACGACAAGCACTATTAA